From Actinomyces procaprae:
CCCTTCCGGGCGCGGCGCACCACGATCGGGGCGGCCAGCTTGTTCAGGTCGAAGGCGTGCAGCGGCTGGCCCAGATCCAGCATCACGTAGTTGGTCACGTCCACGGCCAGGCTGATCGGGCGCATGCCGGCGGCGATCAGGCGGTCCTGCATCCACTTCGGGGAGGTGGCGGAGGGGTCGATGCCGCGCACCACGCGGGCGACGTAGCGGTCCACGCCCGGGCGGCCGTGGATGGGGGCGGTGTCCTCGGCGAAGCGCACGGGGAAGCCGTCCGCCCCGGCCGGGACGATTCCCTGCGGGAAGCGCTCGGGGTTGGTGGCGTCGGCCGGGTCCGTGAAGGCGGCCCCGGTGGCGTGGGAGTACTCGCGCGCCACGCCGCGCATGGAGAAGCAGTAGCCGCGGTCCGGGGTGATGTTGATCTCCAGGACCTCCTCCCCCAGTCCGAGCAGGCCGATGGCGTCACTACCCGGGGCGGGGATCTCCTCGCCGTCGCGACCGTGGGCGGCCAGCCAGCGCTCGAGCACGATGATGCCGGAGTGGTCGTTGCCGAGGCCGAGCTCCCGCTCGGAGCAGATCATGCCGTCGGAGATGTGCCCGTAAGTCTTGCGGGCGGCGATGGTGAAGTCGCCGGGCAGGACCGCTCCGGGCAGCGAGACCACCACGTGGTCGCCGGCCTCGAAGTTGTGGGCGCCGCACACGATGCCACGGCTGGGCAGCTCGGATGGCTCCTTGCCGGTTCCGGGGGCGTCGTTGTGCTGGCCGACGTCGACGCGGCAGTAGTTGATCACCTTGCCGTTCTTCTGCTCCTTGGCCTCACGGGTCAGCACCCGGCCGACGACGAGGGGGCCGGTGACGGCGGGGGGAACGATGCGCTCCTCCTCCAGTCCGACCTTGACCAGGTCGGCGGCCAGCTGCGCGGCGCTCGTTCCTACAGGGATGTCTACGTGCTCGCGGAGCCACTCGATCGGGACGTACGGCATGTCAGTTACCCCTTCCGGTGGTGCCGAACTGCTGGGAGAAGCGGATATCGCCCTCGACGATGTCGTGCATGTCGGCGATGCCGTGACGCAGCATGAGGGTGCGCTCCAGGCCCATGCCGAAGGCGAAGCCGGTGTAGACCTCCGGGTCGATACCGCAGGCGGTCAGCACATTGGGGTTGACCATGCCGCAGCCGCCCCACTCGATCCAGCCGGGTCCGCCCTTCTTCTGCGGGAACCACAGGTCCATCTCGGCGCTGGGCTCGGTGAAGGGGAAGAAGGACGGCCGCAGCCGGGTGCGTGCCTCCGGCCCGAACATGACACGGGCGAAGTGGTCCAGGGTGCCCTTCAGGTGTGCCATGGTCAGGCCCTTGTCCACGGCGATGCCCTCGACCTGGTGGAACACGGGCGTGTGGGTGGCGTCCAGCTCGTCGGAGCGGAAGACCTTACCGGGGCAGGCCACATAGATGGGAGGGGCCTGATTCAGCATCACGCGCGCCTGCACCGGCGAGGTGTGGGTGCGCAGTACCAGGTTCGCCGTCGCGCCCGGGGCGCCGCCCACGGAGGCGCCGTCGACGTAGAAGGTGTCCTGCATCTGGCGGGCTGGGTGGTCGGCGTCGAAGTTGAGGGCGTCGAAGTCGAACCA
This genomic window contains:
- the pheS gene encoding phenylalanine--tRNA ligase subunit alpha, which gives rise to MTDAPGALSPTDEAGVNALVVQAIDAVDAAADLAALKEARLTYVGDASALALANREIGRLPDRAAKAAAGKLLGGARGRISAALAARQEVLEAEAEAKMLATEAVDVTVPTDRTAAGARHPLDVLIDEVSDFFTAMGWSIAEGPEVEHEWFDFDALNFDADHPARQMQDTFYVDGASVGGAPGATANLVLRTHTSPVQARVMLNQAPPIYVACPGKVFRSDELDATHTPVFHQVEGIAVDKGLTMAHLKGTLDHFARVMFGPEARTRLRPSFFPFTEPSAEMDLWFPQKKGGPGWIEWGGCGMVNPNVLTACGIDPEVYTGFAFGMGLERTLMLRHGIADMHDIVEGDIRFSQQFGTTGRGN